The genomic DNA GGACCCGAGACTTCTTCTTCCGCGAGCAGCTACCGGCAGGCTACTGGTGGGCCGAGTTGGAGTCCAACGTAACCATCACCGCCGAATACCTCATGCTCTTTCACTTCATGGGGATCGTGAACAGGGAGAAAGAGCGGAAGATCGCCAACTACCTCCTGAGCAAGCAGACCAAGGAAGGCTTCTGGGCCATATACTACGGCGGTCCCGGCGACCTCTCCACAACCGTCGAAGCCTACTTCGCCCTGAAACTCGCCGGCTATCCCGCCGAACACCCGGCCATGGCCAAAGCCCGGGCTTTCATCCTGGAGCAGGGTGGGATAATCAAGTGCCGGGTCTTCACCAAGATATTCCTCGCGCTGTTTGGAGAATTCGCATGGTTCGGGGTTCCGTCGATGCCCATCGAGCTCATGCTCCTCCCCAACTGGGCTTACTTCAACATGTACGAGTTCTCCAGCTGGTCCCGCGCGACGATCATACCGCTCTCCATCGTAATGACGGAGCGTCCCGTACGAAAACTCCCCGAGAGGTCACGGGTGCAGGAACTATACGTCCGGCCCCCCCGCCCCATCGACTATACCTTCACCAAGGAAAACGGCATCCTCACCTGGAAGAACATCTTCATCGGCGTCGATCACCTGCTGAAGATATACGAGAGCAACCCGATCCGCCCCCTCAAGAGCAAGGCGCTGGGAACCGCGGAGAAATGGGTCCTGGAACACCAGGAGCCGACCGGGGATTGGGGGGGAATCCAGCCCGCAATGCTCAACTCGGTTCTCGCCCTCCACTGCCTCGGCTATTCCAACGATCATCCCGCCGTGGCCAAGGGACTCGAAGCTCTCGCCAACTTCGCCATAGAAACCGAGGAGGGTCTCGTACTCCAGTCGTGCGTTTCCCCGGTCTGGGACACGGCCCTCGCACTGAAGGCCCTGGTGGATTCGGGAGTCCCGACGGACCACCCATCCCTCGTAAAGGCCACCCAGTGGCTCATGGACCGGGAGGTCCGGAAACCGGGGGACTGGAAGGTGAAAAGTCCGAACCTTGAGCCGGGGGGTTGGGCATTCGAATTCCTCAATGACTGGTACCCCGATGTGGACGATTCCGGCTTCGTCATGATGGCCATAAAAGATATCGAGGTGAAAGACCGGAAGGGGAAGGAAGAGAAAATCAGACGCGGCATCAACTGGTGCCTCGGAATGCAGAGCAAGAACGGAGGGTGGGGGGCCTTCGACAAGGACAATACGAAGCACCTCCTCAACAAGATACCCTTCGCCGACCTTGAGGCGCTCATCGATCCGCCGACCGTCGACCTTACGGGAAGAATGCTTGAATTGATGGGGACCTTCGGCTATCCTAAATCCCATTCGGCCGCGGTCCGCGCCCTCGACTTCATCAAGGAGAACCAGGAGCCGGAAGGTCCCTGGTGGGGTCGCTGGGGGGTCAACTACATCTATGGAACCTGGTCGGTGCTGTGCGGACTTGCCGCCATCGGTGAAGACCTGTCCCAGCCGTACATCAAGCGGGCCGTCAACTGGATCAAGTCGCGGCAGAACATGGACGGCGGCTGGGGAGAGACGTGCGAATCGTATCATGACCCGTCCCTTGCGGGTGTGGGAGAAAGCACCGCATCCCAGACCGGATGGGCGCTTCTCGCTCTCATGGCCGCAGGAGAGGCCCACTCTTCAACGGTAGCCCGCGGCATACAATACCTTCTGTCTACCCAGAAGCCAGACGGGACCTGGGACGAAGACCAATACACCGGCACCGGGTTCCCGAAGTACTTCATGATCAAGTACCACATCTACCGCAACTGCTTCCCCCTGAGCGCCCTTGGAACCTACCGTTCCCTTACGGGGAAGAAGATGTAACATACCCTCCGGCCCTGCAGGCGCGGTGGGCATTCGACAAGGGTAGGGGCGGACGGAGAGTTCGCCCCTACACACGTTTTCCCCTCCCGGCACTTCCGGAGAGAGAATTCGGAACATCATGAAAACGTTCGTTACGGGCGCCACGGGGTTCATCGGCGCCACCCTCGTACGG from Geobacter sp. DSM 9736 includes the following:
- the shc gene encoding squalene--hopene cyclase; this translates as MTTSKHPISHALTSFNGIVMEPESGTAGKQAGKIHHLPTSLWKKREGEATDTLDAAIVRTRDFFFREQLPAGYWWAELESNVTITAEYLMLFHFMGIVNREKERKIANYLLSKQTKEGFWAIYYGGPGDLSTTVEAYFALKLAGYPAEHPAMAKARAFILEQGGIIKCRVFTKIFLALFGEFAWFGVPSMPIELMLLPNWAYFNMYEFSSWSRATIIPLSIVMTERPVRKLPERSRVQELYVRPPRPIDYTFTKENGILTWKNIFIGVDHLLKIYESNPIRPLKSKALGTAEKWVLEHQEPTGDWGGIQPAMLNSVLALHCLGYSNDHPAVAKGLEALANFAIETEEGLVLQSCVSPVWDTALALKALVDSGVPTDHPSLVKATQWLMDREVRKPGDWKVKSPNLEPGGWAFEFLNDWYPDVDDSGFVMMAIKDIEVKDRKGKEEKIRRGINWCLGMQSKNGGWGAFDKDNTKHLLNKIPFADLEALIDPPTVDLTGRMLELMGTFGYPKSHSAAVRALDFIKENQEPEGPWWGRWGVNYIYGTWSVLCGLAAIGEDLSQPYIKRAVNWIKSRQNMDGGWGETCESYHDPSLAGVGESTASQTGWALLALMAAGEAHSSTVARGIQYLLSTQKPDGTWDEDQYTGTGFPKYFMIKYHIYRNCFPLSALGTYRSLTGKKM